In Lewinellaceae bacterium, a single window of DNA contains:
- a CDS encoding helix-turn-helix domain-containing protein: MGKPIPYDFRAKIAQRKQSGDSYMDIALDLGLSESAVKKIWYKYLKEGESAFHTKHNNCGRTSPYGQDIRDAVEGVRDNMQGAEYVHSKLSAKHPGLTLPSARTLQRWWAAEGTGRPKGRVASEKKGGGASKPTKPGK, encoded by the coding sequence ATGGGAAAGCCAATACCCTACGATTTCCGTGCCAAGATAGCCCAGCGCAAGCAATCAGGCGACAGCTATATGGACATAGCCTTGGACCTAGGCCTTTCGGAAAGCGCTGTAAAAAAAATATGGTATAAGTACCTTAAGGAAGGCGAGTCAGCCTTCCATACCAAGCACAACAACTGCGGGCGCACATCTCCTTATGGCCAGGATATCCGCGATGCTGTAGAGGGCGTGCGCGACAATATGCAGGGGGCTGAATATGTCCACTCCAAGCTGTCGGCAAAACACCCTGGCTTAACCCTGCCAAGCGCCCGGACTCTGCAACGGTGGTGGGCAGCAGAAGGGACAGGGCGCCCTAAGGGGCGGGTTGCTTCGGAAAAAAAAGGGGGTGGAGCCAGCAAGCCCACCAAACCTGGCAAATAG
- a CDS encoding RidA family protein — protein sequence MKKIVKTDKAPAPVGPYNQAIIHNDTLYASGQIAINPATGELVTHDIGAETRQVMENIRAILEEAGLSFADVVKCSIFVSDINNYGRINEVYASYFDEATAPARELVEVANLPKLVNVEISVVAAFD from the coding sequence ATGAAAAAGATCGTTAAGACCGACAAAGCGCCGGCGCCGGTAGGGCCCTACAACCAGGCCATCATCCACAACGACACCCTATACGCCTCGGGGCAGATCGCCATCAACCCCGCTACCGGAGAGTTGGTAACCCATGACATCGGGGCCGAAACCCGGCAGGTGATGGAGAACATCCGGGCCATCCTGGAAGAAGCCGGGCTGTCCTTTGCTGATGTGGTCAAATGCAGCATCTTCGTTTCCGACATCAACAACTACGGGCGCATCAACGAGGTGTACGCCTCCTATTTCGACGAGGCCACCGCTCCCGCCCGCGAGCTGGTGGAAGTGGCCAACCTGCCTAAGCTGGTGAATGTGGAAATTTCGGTGGTCGCGGCGTTTGATTAA
- the trpS gene encoding tryptophan--tRNA ligase has translation MEQKKRVLSGIQPTGHMHFGNYFGAVKNWVDLQEKYDCVYTVVDYHAMTMPYDPRKLRENTWDLIFNLLATGVRAENLCIQSLVPEHAELCWILNCFTSYGPLTRMTQFKDKSAQSAGDSGDGFISAGLFDYPVLQAADILIYRADYVPIGKDQEQHLELTRNIAQRFNNQVGKEYFILPEPLFTKVLKVRSTADPERKMSKSLGPKHYINVFEEEQRLRKQVRSAVTDTGDTPEGEMSPGVENLFLLLDAAEKKETHGQLMAAYRAGELKYVDLKDAVADALAEISGVFRERKAELTANKKEVKNQVKASSAEIRKRAQETVREVKELTGLQNVRF, from the coding sequence ATGGAACAGAAGAAACGGGTGCTTTCCGGTATTCAGCCTACGGGGCACATGCATTTTGGCAACTACTTCGGGGCGGTGAAGAACTGGGTAGATTTGCAGGAAAAATACGATTGCGTCTATACGGTGGTGGATTACCACGCCATGACCATGCCTTACGACCCCAGGAAGCTGCGCGAAAATACCTGGGATCTCATTTTCAACCTGCTGGCCACCGGCGTCCGGGCCGAAAACCTGTGCATTCAGTCGCTGGTCCCGGAACATGCCGAGCTGTGCTGGATACTGAACTGTTTCACTTCCTACGGCCCGCTCACCCGCATGACGCAGTTCAAGGACAAGAGCGCGCAAAGCGCGGGCGACAGCGGCGACGGCTTCATCTCCGCCGGCTTGTTCGATTACCCGGTGTTGCAGGCAGCCGATATCCTCATCTACCGGGCCGACTACGTGCCCATTGGCAAAGACCAGGAACAGCACCTGGAGTTGACCCGCAATATTGCGCAGCGCTTCAACAACCAGGTTGGCAAGGAGTACTTCATCCTGCCGGAGCCGTTGTTCACCAAAGTGCTCAAAGTGCGCTCTACGGCTGACCCCGAGCGCAAGATGAGCAAGAGCCTGGGCCCCAAGCATTACATCAACGTCTTCGAAGAAGAGCAGCGCCTGCGCAAACAGGTCCGTTCCGCCGTTACCGACACGGGCGATACGCCGGAAGGAGAGATGAGCCCCGGCGTGGAAAACCTGTTCCTGCTGCTCGATGCCGCCGAAAAAAAGGAAACGCACGGCCAGCTGATGGCTGCCTACCGGGCCGGCGAGTTGAAGTACGTCGACCTCAAAGACGCCGTCGCCGACGCCCTGGCGGAGATCAGCGGCGTTTTCCGAGAACGCAAAGCGGAACTGACGGCTAATAAAAAAGAGGTGAAAAATCAGGTCAAGGCTTCTTCGGCGGAGATCAGGAAACGGGCGCAGGAGACAGTGAGGGAGGTGAAGGAATTGACAGGGTTGCAGAATGTGAGGTTTTGA